Genomic segment of Eupeodes corollae chromosome 2, idEupCoro1.1, whole genome shotgun sequence:
tgttcctcatttttataaatgatctcctgtctgctacttctaatccaatacattgtttcgctgacgatagcactcttagcttttcatattcgtttccagactcacaaccctcctcttcggatgtggaactgcaacggcaaaatatgattagctcattaaattccgacttacacagcattgtacaatggggaataaaaaatcgtgtggaatttaatgcttcgaaaacgcaatgctgtcttgcttcgttaaagcgagataaaccgtctttgccactatctatgagtggcacttgcatcaacgaaacagaaaatctttacatcctcggaatgtgcatcagcaaccaccttttgtggagcgatcacatacgcgatgttgccaaaaatgccgcaagatgtctaggttttttgagacgttgcaagaaatttttttctccgtctgatctggctacaatctacaaaacctatatacgtccgaaacttgaatataactctcatctctgggctggtgctccagtaacttatttaagcctcttggacagtattcaaaaaagagcttttaaaatgattggtgacattaatatcataaactcgtttacatcactcgaacatcgacgcaaggtttcttgcctcacccttttttaccgttattttaacggactatgctctagtgaaatagccagttgcattcctccccttaaacaatttaaccgtaatacccgcgcttctaggaatgcccatcagtttacccttgagcccaacttcggacgtactatgaagtacagagattcattttttagccgtactacgcgaatgtggaacgccttgccacgctctatctttccctgtcattgcaatgttcagaaatttaaaaccaatgtacaccgacacctcctatccaacccttccctcttttcctaatgctcacactgtgtctttggcatattaaaggtataaaaaacccttttagtgtttgctaattataaaaaaaaaagaaagatccGCTATATTCAGAGcacccaattcttttttttgtttttttttttactatttaatgataaatataatataaataatatatgtatcatttgggtcatttggacttttaaatagctagcaatttaaaatattgttttctttgaataaattaacttaataatcatttttttattactatgctTTATACGTAGCGAAACACGTACCGAGCAGCtagtttcttatataaacaaatacagattgaatttttcttcacagaataaaatcattttaaagtcaataccttcatttattgaagagatatcaagaatcaaatactaattttatcttgcgtactattttttgtagattttattttttttgaaaaaactgactgttgttgaaaacaatattttctataagttaaaattagtttgaatccaatatttttaattttttaaaagatatttaagttgaaaatcaatttttaggaaGTTttagtcatatttttttttctcaaaattttaccaaatgtcagaaacgttattcttcgttggatacatttattttggagataaactcattttttgttggtaacaatttatttttttattttttaattcggtATCtcgtaacaatattttttttttgggtggtccgttgaaaactagggcctagtgacttacaactctcaactattcctgtgtgcgagtaatgttgtcaggaatggaggggaacTACAGTTTATAgtccgattccgaacggctagtttgagaaagcactttttcatgacaagagttacaattcctcgcaagaggcagtacccgagaaaagactttagatggcataggcagggatcgaacccaagacctctggcatgacagtcgaaTATGTTGGGCTAACCGAAACtcttttgagagtcctttcttcattaatatctgtatagcaaaatttgtttgaagtcgaaaatcaagttaaaaaataagacTTCACTCTAGTACTTGAaccttattaacaaaaataaaaatttctaattgttttttggatatttataatttttttgaatatttggaCTTAGGATTGGTATTCGCAATAGTAAACCAAACTAAGAActcaaaaaagtacgtatacgcccgagtatacattttattactttgccaataaattcttttaataaatgtgtcttaagaaataatatgcataaataaaatatctaggAATATCAAAGTCATTACAATCCTTTTCTAATAATTTACTTTATAAATGTTGCTTTAAGTCAAAAGTCGTTAAGGTAATTTGTAACCTGATTAGTGATTTCATTGCCCACGAGATTACATCTTTTTTTGAAGTAGTTATCATATATTCAATGCATTTTCTTACCTTACCGCTCTTACATTTAAAGAtggaaaaattgcaaattttggatggaaacaatttataaattatttgttattaagtTTCTCACAACGGATACAAAACACAACCTAATTTTTCCGAACCATTTtacgtattttaaaattcttttgatttaaaagaaaacgtatttacttatttattttatttgtaaatattaacaataaattaaaatctattgttAACAACTTTCCTAAGAGCGCTAGCATCAAATTACTTTCAGctctgtaagataaaataaacctTGTTCATggagagattttatttttaataactggGCAGATGGTCACcttctaaacaaaacaatacacataaattagaaaacaacatgacgcatttttttgaaaatctgggAATATATAAGACAAGAGTTAAGTCGGATAGTTGTTTAgttgaactttaatttaataCCAGACATTTGTgaaactatttgaaaaaatgcaGTCCCTAATAAGCGTTTTTATTGCATTACTAGCGGGTGTATTAATAATAACTGATATTTCTTTCGCTGGTATGATTCTTGATGCGAAACTTAtctaattttattgaaacataattaaaatttattaaattttagctAAACAACCATTGTGTACATACAAAACATCCGAAGGTGAGACAGTCTTTCTAACTTATATGCCAACATCAAAGAAAGGTGAAGAATATGTTGACTTCAATCCTACTGGAAAGGGAATGTGTGTTAGAAAAGCAACTTGTTTAGATGATTTTACTACCAAAGTTGAAGAGTAAGTCTACCCACCCtataataatgtatttttaaattaatgactaAAATTGAATGTTGTGTATTTAATATAGCTGCACCTCTGCGAAGATCACTTGCTCAAATAGACGACAATTTCAAGGCGTATTTCCAAGTTGTTGTATTAAATGTTAAACACGAGTCATTAATTGTTATGTAAAATGTAATAACTTTGTTGCCggacaattaaaataaataatctgaTGTTTCTTTATTCGATGTggtgaaaaatcaaatatttcctTACTGATCGTGATAGTAAGTTTTttcgattgaaaattttgttcacagTTACTGCCTCTTAGGGGAGATTGACAAATCCCCCAAGTGTaatacttgtcatgaaaagtgttttcggATTTTGCATACAAACTTTAGGTGCTTTACATCCCTGatattggttgagagttgtaagtcactaggttctGGTTGCGTAACCTAATTtagttgtttatataaaaagggttgttaaattttaagggccgatgttgattttgaattaaaacataaattatttaagaacttattgtcatttctttttaatatgataaaAATGGCATGGCATTTATCAATGGAACAAAACATCGGCCAAATGGCTTTCGCAACCTCAGCGGCACACCTCAATCCGCTGGTCCAAATATCGTCCACATTCAATTCAGaccataaaaagttcgttatcatctcacgatacAGAACACCGCAGAACAGTCAGGCAGACAGcttcattttagaaaaaatacggCCCGATGATACAGTCACTATTTATGGCTGCGTTGGTTTTTCGATATTAAgtcttggattatcattcgcccAGATgtaacaattctgcttattgaacAATCAACTGAGTTGATAATGAACCTAAtaactgaagatgattttcttcgaaaattgatcatcttgccaccattctgaaCATTAATGGCACTTGAAATGATCAAGTGACTTATGTTTTTGAGTCAATTAAACCTTGTAAGCatgtaaatgcaagtctttatgcataaCGTTCATCAACTTCGAGCGTAAGAGGGGCGATTGTTGGGCACGACGACGAGTTGAGGTGGACGGCTCTTCAGCCACACTATCGCTAACACGAGCAATATATTCTGCAGTACTTGCTGTACGAGCATGAACTGGTGTTTTAGTATCTCCTACAGACCCAGTTTGCTAAAATGGTTGAACGATTTTTCCGAAAAAAATCATGAAGTGTGCGATACGCATATTGATTTTAACGacaattttcataataagcctgaataactttaacttcaaattaaattagtttgaaatttagaaataccaaatgaaatgcagaaaaaaaacttgatggTTAGGTGtagttcacattcaacatcggcccttaaactTTAACCGCCCTTTATATAATCAATTCGACACACTGAAATTTTACTTTTCGATAAAAGTCTAATAGGAATATTAAAAGGGAACTCGCCATAAAAAAATCTCTAGGTTTTTTGCTAAAGCAATTTGTGACAACTAATAAAATTCCCGTTAGATGTAAAGAGGGGAAGGAGAGGTGTTtaaactaaggcacctctccttatccgggcggcagcggatgaattctcgagatggaatcaacggtggcgtctacagttccagtaaggttgaacaccttatagggtttttacgacttattcggcagcggtttatccggctccccatccttggagatatactaaggatctggaccTTCCGTTTGGGggctgtgccgtcggggtgacttcctgaccacgtaaaaatatCTTAGTGTCGAAGCactaacaagcctcggatacgaacggatttactgttgacaacccacgcaaacgaataaaggacaacgaacttcggatatgcacgtggaatgttaggtcccttaacagaccacgtgcgccgaagaattagcggggGCTCtggaatcgcagtcaatgctgagtaTATGAAAGGTACATTTCTGCAGACTTCCGCTGTCaggtaggatgatccattcaacatagacgacgaaagccaacaatcccgtcgtCCCACCTTAGAAGAAGTAAATATCTGatctgaagtctaacaaagccgctggagcagatgacttgaataccgagctctttaaagcaggaaaggagttttagaccaggaaagtccacagtcgatcaaatattcacattacggcagatcctgggaaAAAACCAAGatcatcaaatcgacacccaacatctttttatcgatttcaaggccgcatatgacagtatctataggGACGATCTGTATAGATccatgcctagttttggcatccctgtcaaactcgtgcgtttgtgcaggatgaccaaaAAGAATTCACACCgctccataaagattggaaaaacttaacagaacctttcgatgtcaaaaaaggtttggacaaggtgatgcgctgtcatgtgattttttaacatcgtgcttgaaagaatagtgcagagctcacacgtcaacactagaggcactatctttcaaaagtatgtccCATTACTTGCATatgatgatgacattgacataatcagaagaactcagcgtgatgtcaatgggacttttgtgagtattgaggcagaggcggaaaaaatgggtttaacggttaatgagggcaaaacaaagaacatgctgtcgtcaagaaaggacatacaacaccgacgttttggtcaaaacgtcacaatcgacggacgtaactttgagttaggcaaggacttcgtctacctaggctccgctgtaaacacagaaaacaactccagtgctgagatcaaacgcagaatatctcttgctaaccgctgtatctttggactaagaaagcaattgagtggtaaagtcctctctcgagggaccaaagtgtcgctatataagattattatcatgacagtccaaaagcatggactatgacaaaagtggataaaagcaccttgggtcgtttcgagagaaaagttcttcgtgttattaacggtcccgtatgcatagaagagaagatggaacgacgagctgtacgggctatacaacgacgagctgtacgggctatacagcgacgtagacttagccagaagggtaaaagttcaacgatTAAGTTGGATGAGTCACATAGAGCATAgggcgcatggaaaccaatgctccggcccggagtCTTTGAATGCACATTCACAGGagagcgcagtagaggaagaccgcgaataaggtggcgcgcacaagggCAAAGTGACATTACAAAACTAGGGAGAAATTGAGAAGTTatagttgggtgaggccctagttcacacaggactgtagcgcctccttaagtaagttagtaagatGCAAGTAGTTTAATTTTCTTGGGAAcaagttattatttaatttcaaccGAAACTAATACATaactataatttaataatttaaatatatttattttacactaggtttttttttaaactcttgaGGTTTGGTAAAATACTCTCCTctcttataaaacttaaagacaaatttaatgtactaagaaatatttaaagtatttttagatTTACGCTGTTTGTAAGAGTGGTGCCAGCCAAATATTCCAATTCCTCGGTCAGAGCAGATCCAAGGTAGAATGTCTCTGGAAGGTCATCATTATAGTTTTCCACAAATGTGTTAAACGGGATGTATGTTCGGGATCATTGTAGGCCATGCAATATGTTTCTTTCTACGCCTTGCAAATACCCTGCTACGGTTTGCGGCGGATCGTTTTtaattcgacctttcaaattcgattcgcgtcgtatttccttattcAAGAATTCACAGATTTCAtctcgccaacaaacattatgacatttcaaattcaccttccttaattggtcgaattcaaaaagaagaaggcgaaagcgaaagtaatagttgaaaaatgaaaaacttgttAGCAAAACCATTCGCCGCGAACCTTATAATTAGGCCCTTGGactaactattattattattattatataaccacagtaacaaattcaaaaatgatgatGTAGTGCTGTTAATGGCAAACTTTAATACCCCTTTTATGGTTGGACAATCTAACACACTCGACATACTACGGTTGGCGAACTTTACaactcgagttcgaaattcagtgctaccatacaaataaaatatcagtCATAAATAAACGCCaactcattaaattaaaaaaaactattgtgttcattaattgatgattttcatatttaataaaattgcaaaataaaacaaaatgataagcaacatatgtacatatgtatgtatgtacatagatttgttttttgtagaAAACGAAAATTACAGAAAATGTAAGAATGCTTCGACTGCGTAAGAATATTCGAGACAACTATTATGTCTTGGAACTCCCTAATCATCTGCAAGTgggacaaatattttgtacctaCTGTAAGTTCTTTCAATTCtaattaatttcttaagttTCAGATCATTTTTAACACTGAATAGGAAAGCGTTTGTTTTCGTATTAAAcaattggaaggcaaatttgaaaatcaaGCACCTCTTCAATCCCTGTTATATTAATATTAGCTGTGCCCATAGATTTTTTATCAGAGCAGCGTAGGAAATGATTTTGACTTAGGCCTGTCACAATCCTCGGTTTCCTtagtattaaaagaagttgtgtgtgcaattgaagaaaaattaagtcCAACCTGGACTAGTCTCACCATGTCATccgattaaaaacaaaaagcacgAAACTATTTTTTACCAGGTTACCAGGAGTAACTGGATGTGATGACGGAACCCGTATAAGAATTCGTTGCATCGATTGAGTTGCGTCATCAGTATCTTAACAGACATATTGCAGTATAAACGCAATGATAGTAAGTTTTTTCCTTGAGAGgagcttttggtttttaatgcAAGTTTGTAAGGCGTGTGACCATGAAATGTGTATTCGTTATGTTGACGCAAGATACCCTGGATCAATCCATTATTTCTTTGTATGGAACTGCAGTAATCCTAAGTCAGTACTTCAAACGTGGTATCAAAGAGGAGAACGTTCAATGTTCCTtggtagtatttatatttttatttcgtcgttcaatatttttttcttaattttaggaGAAGCTGTTCACCTACTATCGTCTTGTTTGCTCACTCCTTTTGGAAACGTAAGTTCTGGTTCAAGGCAGTCTTTATTCAATAAGCAACACGCCAAAGGCAGAAATATAATAGAAAGGACTACTGGCGTTCTTAACAGTATATTTCGCTGTCTATTAAATGAAAGGAAAATGCATTACGCTCCTGCAAAGGCAAAATAAATTGTGAGTTCATGCTGTtccttgaataaaatttgtataaaatactgAGTTACAGATCCCGAGATTGTAGAAGACGAAATAAACCAACAGAACGAATACAACTCGAAATTCCAAGCAGTGCAGAAGCCGAACGCAGAAGAAATCGAATAAtctctgtaaataaaaaacaacattgagATGCAATTCAAGTTCAAGTTTATTTTgctttcatagaaaataaaaaatatatttaattgaaaaattaagtctaAACTCTatattaacaagaaaaaaaggaaaagaatttATTCATTActataatataagaaaaagaacaagaaaatacaaattattttaatttttgaaattaaattaaagcatcTCAAATTcgtcaaaattttctttttctttccttttctcTACTGCTTTTAATACAGCAAGCTTCTCTCCTTGAATTTCGTAACTTTTTCTGGAATATCTGGCAATGTCGGACCGAAaacttaacttttctttttcgatttttaccaactttgtctGTGTTGCAGTTTGGCCCTGTAACAAGCGAAGCcgttttttcagaattttcattCATTGTGGTTCTTTCCATTGCTGGTGGTGGGGGCGGTGGTGATTGTTGTTTATCGGCTTCaccagtttcttttttattgagtACTTCAATGTCTTGTAAGCCGATAATTAAGTCCTCAGAAATTTGGCTAAGTGGTCCAAAGCACATGCCTTCTGGCCTTACAGCTTGCTTAACTCCAAGCAGTTCATCCACAGCTTGTTCCGAAGGTGTTAGGGAAACTTGAGAGTATCTACCCCCACCAGTTTCCACCACTTCCGCTTTATTCGTCGcaagttttcttttgatttaaagcTTATAAGGTGGTGTGCtatgaatgaaatcctaactagtctggatgcggagggtttcagag
This window contains:
- the LOC129946498 gene encoding uncharacterized protein LOC129946498, which produces MQSLISVFIALLAGVLIITDISFAAKQPLCTYKTSEGETVFLTYMPTSKKGEEYVDFNPTGKGMCVRKATCLDDFTTKVEDCTSAKITCSNRRQFQGVFPSCCIKC